One Fuerstiella marisgermanici DNA window includes the following coding sequences:
- a CDS encoding transposase has translation MPEPRKFGAFDRDADLEVRQRDLPRWFQAGVAIFITFRTIDSMPRDVVSGWHADIKRWLKENGIQCDSERLPEANALPMRLRNEYSKVRDRGWQERLDECHGECVLKRTECAKIVADALRHFDGDRYDLASFIVMPNHVHLIAQFRRGFSLSRQSESWLRFSATRINRLSNRAGAFWQAEPFDHLIRSEAQFWYLMNYIRDNPGNAGVKMDDIAYYNVFE, from the coding sequence ATGCCTGAGCCGCGAAAGTTTGGTGCGTTTGACAGGGATGCGGATCTGGAGGTTCGGCAGCGGGATTTGCCGCGCTGGTTTCAGGCAGGTGTGGCGATCTTCATCACCTTTCGCACCATTGATTCGATGCCACGCGATGTCGTATCGGGCTGGCATGCCGACATCAAACGTTGGCTGAAGGAAAATGGCATTCAGTGTGACTCTGAACGTCTTCCCGAAGCAAACGCTCTGCCCATGCGTTTGCGAAATGAGTACTCGAAGGTTCGCGATCGTGGTTGGCAGGAACGCCTCGATGAATGTCATGGGGAATGTGTCTTGAAGCGGACGGAGTGTGCGAAGATCGTGGCCGATGCACTTCGCCACTTCGATGGTGATCGGTACGACCTGGCGAGTTTCATTGTGATGCCCAATCACGTGCATTTGATTGCTCAATTCCGCCGTGGATTTTCGCTCTCCAGGCAATCGGAAAGCTGGTTGCGTTTTTCGGCGACAAGGATCAATCGGCTGTCGAATCGCGCGGGAGCATTCTGGCAGGCCGAACCGTTTGATCACTTAATTCGATCTGAAGCCCAGTTTTGGTACTTGATGAACTACATCCGTGACAACCCCGGCAACGCGGGTGTCAAAATGGACGACATCGCCTACTACAACGTGTTCGAATAG
- a CDS encoding sigma-54-dependent transcriptional regulator, with protein MGDRTHGHVLVIDDEKSMCDLLRDDLSLRGFTVDTFTSPAAALKEIAVTEADVVLTDLNMPQMDGLRLCERVVANRPDLPVVVMTAFGSLESAIEAIRAGAWDFVTKPVESDLLEIVLQRAVRHHEVQEELRQLSTPPDGSEQFEDMLGANPPMQRVFQQIRQVAPTQASVLITGESGTGKELAARAIHRRSQHKDGPFVAINCAALPENLLESELFGHAKGAFTDAREARRGLFQQADKGTLFLDEIGDFPLTLQAKLLRAMEERMVRPVGGNEETAFDARILTATNRDLQRAVEEGRYREDFYYRINVIQLELPPLRARGTDVLLISRHLVRHFAQQSGKQVTGLTEPVAERLLNYSWPGNVRELRNVIERAVALTQVSKLVVDDLPENIRNYRQTQMTIDSLNPDELQPLEAVEQRYIRHVLDSVNDNRTEAARILGIDRKTLYRRLKEYDADAG; from the coding sequence ATGGGCGACAGGACTCACGGCCACGTACTGGTCATCGACGACGAAAAGAGTATGTGCGACCTGCTGCGTGACGACCTTTCGCTGCGCGGGTTCACGGTGGACACGTTTACGTCGCCTGCTGCGGCACTGAAAGAAATTGCTGTCACGGAAGCCGACGTCGTCCTCACCGATTTAAACATGCCGCAAATGGATGGTCTGCGATTGTGTGAACGAGTCGTCGCGAACCGCCCTGACCTGCCAGTGGTTGTGATGACGGCGTTTGGCAGTCTGGAATCGGCGATCGAAGCCATTCGAGCGGGCGCATGGGATTTTGTCACCAAGCCGGTGGAATCGGACTTGCTGGAAATCGTGCTGCAGCGAGCCGTCCGACATCACGAAGTGCAGGAAGAATTGCGCCAATTGTCGACGCCACCGGATGGCAGCGAGCAGTTTGAAGACATGCTCGGCGCGAACCCGCCGATGCAGCGAGTCTTCCAGCAGATTCGCCAGGTTGCTCCTACGCAGGCTTCCGTGCTAATCACGGGCGAAAGCGGCACCGGCAAAGAACTGGCGGCGCGAGCCATTCATAGGCGCAGCCAGCACAAAGACGGGCCGTTTGTCGCTATCAACTGCGCAGCGCTGCCGGAAAATCTGCTGGAAAGTGAATTGTTTGGCCACGCCAAAGGAGCATTCACCGACGCGCGGGAAGCTCGTCGCGGTTTGTTTCAGCAGGCGGATAAAGGCACCCTGTTCTTAGATGAGATCGGTGACTTCCCGCTGACGCTTCAGGCCAAGCTGCTGCGTGCGATGGAAGAACGCATGGTCCGTCCGGTTGGCGGCAACGAAGAAACAGCATTCGACGCTCGAATTCTGACGGCCACCAATCGCGATCTGCAGCGAGCGGTCGAAGAGGGCCGGTATCGAGAAGACTTCTACTATCGAATCAACGTGATTCAGCTGGAGCTGCCACCTCTGCGCGCTCGCGGCACCGATGTACTGTTGATCAGTCGTCACCTGGTTCGCCACTTTGCTCAGCAGTCCGGCAAGCAGGTGACGGGGCTAACGGAACCGGTTGCTGAACGGCTTTTGAATTATTCCTGGCCAGGCAACGTCCGGGAACTCCGCAACGTGATCGAACGAGCGGTTGCGTTGACTCAGGTTAGCAAATTGGTCGTCGACGATCTGCCGGAGAACATTCGAAACTATCGACAGACGCAGATGACTATTGATTCGCTGAACCCGGACGAACTGCAACCGCTGGAAGCCGTTGAACAGCGTTACATTCGCCACGTATTGGATTCCGTCAACGACAACCGCACCGAAGCCGCTCGGATATTGGGGATCGATCGGAAGACGCTGTACCGTCGCCTGAAAGAATACGACGCCGATGCGGGGTGA
- a CDS encoding HlyD family secretion protein: MAVCPAPTRAQQESSEVKATGCFLRLKDEANVPALESGLLQSLDVELGDTVKSGQLLATMEHREALLAVQLAEIDHDIAARRDKESVAVEIAQSAVDEAAQSLKQAKIDLQISNRIASFDTAIQQAEVAYKLAREEYDRALKSKNEFSTSVSAMQMARHQSALDKSRLDIEQAKNDQSVQALRSTAKSATVDQQQVAAKRLNLELQQASSDRGIGTLTAQRTKTSLAVAKERLDRRRIHSPLSGIVAERLKNEGEWVEAGEPVLRVIRMDRLLVEGYVNADLIEITSRGRAVRVEGTARGRTVSVEGRIIYVSPEIDSVNQEVQVKAEIENPDLVLRPGQPVKMVVLPGGEVAGR, translated from the coding sequence ATGGCAGTCTGCCCTGCCCCCACGCGAGCTCAGCAGGAATCGTCCGAAGTCAAAGCCACGGGCTGCTTCTTGCGTTTGAAGGACGAGGCCAATGTGCCGGCGCTGGAATCCGGGCTGCTGCAGTCGCTGGATGTGGAGCTTGGTGATACGGTGAAAAGTGGTCAACTGCTCGCGACGATGGAACACCGCGAAGCTTTGCTGGCTGTCCAACTTGCCGAAATCGACCACGACATCGCAGCTCGCCGAGACAAAGAATCGGTCGCCGTCGAGATCGCTCAAAGCGCGGTGGATGAAGCGGCTCAGTCATTGAAGCAGGCAAAGATTGATCTGCAAATTTCCAACCGAATTGCCAGCTTCGACACCGCGATTCAGCAGGCTGAAGTGGCCTACAAACTGGCTCGGGAGGAATACGATCGCGCGTTGAAGTCGAAGAATGAGTTTTCCACAAGCGTGTCAGCAATGCAGATGGCGCGGCATCAGTCGGCACTCGACAAAAGCCGACTGGACATCGAACAGGCGAAAAACGACCAGTCGGTTCAAGCGTTGCGCAGCACAGCCAAGTCGGCAACTGTCGATCAGCAGCAGGTCGCTGCCAAACGGCTGAATCTTGAATTGCAGCAGGCGAGTAGTGATCGAGGCATCGGCACACTGACGGCGCAACGCACGAAGACATCGCTGGCCGTGGCGAAAGAACGACTGGATCGCCGCCGCATCCATTCGCCGCTTTCCGGGATCGTAGCGGAACGTTTGAAGAACGAAGGCGAATGGGTGGAAGCGGGGGAGCCCGTTCTGCGAGTCATCCGAATGGACCGTCTGTTGGTTGAAGGCTACGTCAACGCTGACCTGATCGAGATCACGAGTCGCGGACGAGCGGTTCGCGTTGAGGGGACGGCTCGCGGCAGAACCGTTTCGGTCGAAGGACGAATTATTTATGTCAGTCCTGAAATTGATTCCGTCAATCAGGAGGTCCAGGTGAAAGCGGAGATCGAAAATCCGGACCTCGTATTGCGTCCCGGCCAACCAGTGAAAATGGTCGTGCTGCCGGGTGGTGAAGTCGCCGGGCGATAG
- a CDS encoding sensor histidine kinase — protein MKLTAKIIALFLAAAVLLVAASGYFSMQRDLALFQDEMARRHGELAKYTTLNFWTMLALTRPNGVQFREKNQQLVRVRWVYSAGTDEMQLPQPYASSDSLVGIKTGEPRSLPVDMDDGSQRFCTYYAFGYSNADNWLLEVSEAFTRRDAYTQGTILHTLYVLAALGMLAVLTVALVGMRVVGQPLDALLAKTQRAAEGDLSGPLHLSGSDELSQLAESLNHMCDSLRASQQQTFQEAERRTAAVEQLRHADRLKTVGRLGAGIAHELGTPLNVVAGRAALIAEGRLRDEDVKSSAETIRSEARRMTKLIEGLLNFARRKPSKREQCHVGDIIKNTIPLLDSFAKKRSATITAEIPEQINDKCAADCGQLQQVISNLVMNAILSKEQGADVRISLANQQASDPSSPDPLPPSETLAITVSDDGDGIPDADLGHVFEPFFTTRDTGEGTGLGLSIVHGIVADHGGWIDVSSEVGVGSRFTVFLPQQT, from the coding sequence ATGAAACTCACAGCAAAGATTATCGCCCTGTTTCTGGCGGCGGCCGTTCTGCTGGTCGCGGCCAGCGGCTACTTCTCGATGCAGCGGGATTTGGCTTTGTTTCAGGACGAAATGGCGCGACGTCATGGAGAATTGGCCAAGTATACGACTCTTAACTTTTGGACGATGCTTGCGCTCACGCGCCCGAATGGGGTGCAGTTTCGCGAAAAAAATCAGCAGCTCGTCCGCGTGCGCTGGGTGTATAGCGCCGGCACCGACGAAATGCAGCTTCCACAACCATACGCTTCGTCCGACTCTCTGGTCGGCATCAAGACGGGTGAACCACGGTCGCTGCCGGTCGACATGGACGATGGCTCACAACGTTTTTGCACCTATTATGCGTTCGGATATTCGAACGCTGATAACTGGCTACTGGAAGTGTCCGAAGCATTCACCCGTCGCGACGCCTACACGCAGGGAACCATTTTACATACGCTTTATGTGCTGGCCGCGCTGGGAATGCTAGCCGTTCTGACGGTGGCGTTAGTCGGCATGCGGGTTGTCGGCCAGCCGCTAGATGCCCTGCTCGCGAAAACTCAACGAGCAGCTGAGGGCGATCTTTCCGGACCCTTGCACCTCAGTGGCAGCGATGAACTTTCGCAGCTTGCGGAATCGCTTAATCACATGTGCGATTCTCTGCGAGCTTCACAGCAACAGACTTTTCAGGAAGCCGAACGGCGTACAGCGGCTGTTGAACAGTTGCGCCATGCGGATCGGCTAAAAACGGTCGGACGACTGGGTGCCGGAATTGCCCATGAACTGGGGACTCCATTGAACGTCGTCGCCGGCCGCGCCGCTTTGATCGCGGAGGGACGACTTCGTGATGAGGACGTGAAAAGCAGCGCTGAGACGATCCGTTCTGAAGCTCGTCGCATGACAAAGTTAATTGAAGGTCTGTTAAACTTCGCTCGCCGCAAGCCTTCCAAACGCGAACAGTGCCATGTGGGCGACATTATTAAGAACACGATTCCGTTGCTGGATTCGTTCGCGAAGAAACGGTCGGCCACAATCACGGCAGAGATCCCCGAACAGATCAACGACAAATGTGCGGCCGACTGCGGCCAGCTGCAGCAGGTTATTTCGAACCTCGTGATGAATGCGATTCTGTCGAAAGAACAGGGCGCTGATGTCCGTATTTCGCTAGCCAATCAACAGGCGTCAGACCCATCAAGCCCCGATCCGCTCCCGCCGAGTGAAACTCTGGCGATAACTGTCAGTGACGACGGAGACGGAATTCCCGATGCCGATCTCGGCCACGTATTCGAACCCTTCTTTACGACTCGCGATACCGGTGAAGGCACAGGGCTGGGGCTGTCAATTGTTCATGGTATTGTGGCGGACCATGGTGGCTGGATAGACGTCAGCAGCGAAGTGGGAGTTGGTAGCCGGTTTACAGTTTTCCTGCCACAACAAACCTGA
- a CDS encoding PA2169 family four-helix-bundle protein, producing MALETKSTLTDETVEKLQDLVRINMDSHQGLLDAADAIDDDAVATVFRATATERSLFAEELKAYVEWNDESAPQEQSFAAKVHQAWMNCRAKLNGGDPHVVLIEAEYGEDQIKEAYEDALKDNPGSAMNELLQSQYAVVKKGHDRIRDLRDAYSKK from the coding sequence ATGGCACTTGAAACTAAGTCTACACTCACTGACGAAACTGTTGAGAAACTTCAGGACCTGGTCCGTATCAATATGGATTCGCATCAGGGATTGCTTGATGCAGCCGACGCGATTGATGATGACGCTGTCGCGACCGTGTTCCGAGCAACTGCCACGGAGCGCAGCCTGTTCGCTGAAGAACTGAAGGCATATGTTGAATGGAACGACGAGTCCGCTCCACAGGAACAATCGTTCGCAGCAAAGGTCCATCAGGCATGGATGAACTGCCGCGCCAAACTGAATGGCGGCGATCCTCATGTCGTGCTGATCGAAGCGGAGTACGGCGAAGACCAGATTAAAGAGGCATACGAAGACGCCCTCAAAGACAATCCGGGCAGCGCGATGAACGAATTGCTTCAGTCGCAGTATGCTGTCGTGAAGAAGGGCCACGATCGAATTCGTGACCTGCGAGACGCCTACTCTAAGAAGTAG
- a CDS encoding RNA polymerase sigma factor: MQGPKTRATLIGKLHDPTSEDAWAEFVRLYQPIVYLVARKRGLQHADAEDLTQDVLATVGRKVADFDLKHGGSFRGWLLKITRDLVVNKLTRGPREVGSGDTNVGQWISQQPVPEDTLTLLRIEHQRLMLQQAADRLRQTFSPSIWDAFWLTAVECRSIADVARQLGKTEGAVRVARCRVLARLKKEVQADDCPFSL, encoded by the coding sequence TTGCAGGGACCGAAAACACGAGCGACGCTGATCGGCAAGCTACACGACCCGACGTCCGAGGACGCATGGGCTGAGTTCGTACGCCTGTATCAGCCAATCGTGTACCTAGTCGCTCGCAAACGTGGTTTGCAGCACGCCGATGCGGAAGATCTGACTCAGGACGTGCTGGCCACCGTCGGCCGCAAAGTTGCTGATTTCGATTTGAAGCACGGTGGTTCCTTTCGCGGCTGGTTGCTGAAGATCACGCGGGATCTGGTGGTGAATAAGCTCACACGCGGGCCTCGCGAGGTTGGCAGCGGCGACACAAATGTTGGGCAATGGATCAGCCAGCAGCCGGTCCCGGAAGACACACTCACGTTGCTAAGGATCGAGCACCAGCGCTTGATGCTGCAGCAGGCTGCGGACCGTTTGAGACAGACATTCAGCCCGTCAATCTGGGATGCGTTCTGGTTAACGGCCGTGGAATGCCGTTCGATCGCCGACGTTGCACGGCAACTCGGAAAAACCGAAGGAGCTGTTCGCGTGGCACGCTGCCGCGTGCTGGCTCGCCTTAAAAAAGAGGTTCAGGCCGATGATTGCCCGTTCTCATTATGA
- a CDS encoding serine/threonine-protein kinase translates to MIARSHYDRDTLTRFLDDEAGDAAEMSSHIEKCEGCRSTLESLVSEGLTIELAGEMLRSSGDVKCAGDAPNVQGKSATSFLEPSDHPDSLGRFARYEIMEVLGRGGMGIVMRGYDTSLNRHSAVKVLAPELATSAAARNRFSREARSAAAVVHPHVVPIQTVDEHNGLPYLVMPVVEGQSVEARVRDSGPLKVIEAIRIAAQVAEGLAAAHDQGLVHRDIKPANVLLENGVERVQITDFGLARAADDASMTRSGVIAGTPQYMSPEQAHGDAIDHRSDLFSLGSLTYFLLTGRSPFRAETTMGVLNRIANDEPRSIRSINSEVPDWLEQIVMKLLSKSPDDRFESAAEVAELLHGCLAHVQHPAKTPLPESLASVSPRRGSSPPWIKLVAAAASAFTLLFAGVLIVLELNKGTLTIECDADDVPIRIMQGDKVVEELTVRKGAKSIGIAAGNYVVEIDGEFDGVQVENGEVSLSRGATEAVKITQTLSPPSNTPEAVPSSILATGKVLTRSNDSIEVSIGSDDGVRVGDRLNASNALGAEIQVLGVHADRSVARVIREEKSTPIKVGATVHLTGRPARHAWWGRLEWKKQHTHTSVHVAITGPPNTKFDYNHDGVPDRPDSVRISESYPDGLSVWLNHPKYGRMIAHLEPKTDVTQTEWLQHHSIIVRLTSEDLEHCHSGNAVTKVIYLPENSLEAMFGPNVVVSTRLDPGVNPLELAKDHGIPLLVVTLSLPETNTNAVSETPGSANPVVPQKVSSSSTGPYFAGSEPKLPPYLDRIPDQPDGSRSISDIVDEFNRSMQSFESDYPQLPLTVEEVLCCCLWKLQTKNDLTIETRKLLTDVGIGRQLPEQWAVEGGGFFQATEDGGLVSVYRVQLVSRKSDSKVVIRERFLEPPAAFKTPMVANSDETSMPLAAAIAEFNAMHHSINGKRQPPLTKNEVLAAIVHWKSQRNEAAVDNGTFARLQRIAQTHQMSVDARFEVISSFGSRGGDTFRIWSVRLAMAQLANPEAGYAFPIREQFVSVSSVHDSMIHWGKPNDDGLQAGIRLIPGQRVYQIGQSIKTEFLYRSISGKQIDATLSNVFSHQKLIAKDAEGNELEVVDPRHMTVGGAVQTTIGETPTRKQGQPLRLSEIAPAQELNFRDVLGTETHLIVKPKQKVFLQYEVSDLDRSSIRTGKFEIEIAGAHDEPLEKGVSQELDRKGARFVQVEISGPTNTKFVYESNGTLDNTCRLIIDSESHPDGVSVSLKHPEYGRIVAHFEPQANAAAAGWVQHNTIPVLLTDADLKHCQSGNVVTKVINFPHDSRSPVSAMQILLHTQHDPLDKAKRHGTPMMVVTLSKLMSDEEAASNESSALPILAPYLDGIPIDTDAFRATSNINDEELLSHHFESPEALMAYYADCQFRDDVTGCLDCYSDSVIEQFAASYLLTATGLQQMYRRLDPNPKGAYQRKQIAQQRERAERLDALLKRSMIEAPSTIAKAALYQAAGSIREEVTGGESREPTQNELMLAATAPSLLKNPRQFVLEFSHLSDDVDDGQLTEKVRNDYKIKSDTNGTWSIKSSDNSRMELRKFKGRWWIDDLWPEVAEKSDAPSTGADK, encoded by the coding sequence ATGATTGCCCGTTCTCATTATGACCGCGATACGTTAACTCGGTTTCTGGACGACGAAGCCGGTGACGCGGCTGAAATGTCATCGCACATCGAAAAGTGTGAAGGCTGCCGATCCACGCTGGAGTCACTGGTCAGCGAAGGGTTGACGATCGAGTTGGCAGGCGAAATGCTGCGTTCCTCAGGCGACGTCAAATGCGCCGGCGACGCCCCCAACGTCCAGGGGAAATCCGCGACCAGCTTTCTGGAGCCGTCGGACCATCCCGATTCGCTGGGTCGGTTTGCTCGCTATGAAATCATGGAAGTGCTCGGTCGCGGCGGCATGGGAATCGTGATGCGAGGCTATGACACGTCTCTCAACCGCCACTCAGCCGTAAAGGTTCTCGCGCCGGAACTGGCCACCAGCGCTGCGGCTCGCAATCGGTTTTCCCGAGAAGCCAGAAGTGCGGCCGCCGTCGTGCATCCTCACGTGGTGCCGATTCAAACCGTCGACGAACATAACGGACTGCCGTACCTTGTCATGCCGGTTGTGGAAGGCCAAAGTGTTGAAGCTCGGGTTCGCGATTCCGGCCCGCTGAAAGTCATTGAAGCTATTCGAATCGCTGCGCAGGTGGCCGAAGGATTAGCGGCGGCTCACGACCAGGGACTCGTTCATCGCGACATCAAACCGGCCAACGTGCTGCTGGAAAATGGCGTCGAACGCGTTCAGATCACCGACTTCGGACTCGCCCGAGCAGCCGACGACGCGTCGATGACTCGTAGCGGCGTGATTGCGGGTACGCCGCAATACATGTCGCCCGAACAGGCTCACGGCGATGCCATCGATCACCGCAGCGATCTGTTCAGTCTGGGCAGCCTGACGTACTTTCTGTTGACGGGCCGTTCGCCATTTCGCGCCGAAACCACGATGGGCGTGCTGAACCGCATCGCCAACGACGAACCGCGTTCGATTCGCAGCATCAATTCGGAAGTTCCCGATTGGCTTGAGCAGATCGTGATGAAGCTACTTTCCAAGTCGCCGGACGATCGGTTTGAGTCGGCCGCAGAAGTCGCCGAACTGTTGCACGGTTGTCTGGCCCATGTGCAGCATCCCGCAAAGACACCGCTGCCGGAGTCCTTAGCGAGCGTATCGCCACGACGCGGCAGTAGTCCGCCGTGGATCAAACTCGTTGCCGCCGCTGCGAGCGCGTTCACGCTGTTGTTCGCTGGCGTGCTGATCGTGCTGGAACTAAACAAGGGCACGCTAACGATCGAGTGCGATGCCGACGACGTGCCGATTCGAATCATGCAGGGTGACAAGGTCGTCGAAGAACTGACGGTTAGGAAAGGGGCAAAGTCCATCGGCATAGCAGCGGGAAACTACGTTGTGGAAATCGATGGTGAGTTTGATGGAGTGCAAGTTGAAAACGGCGAAGTCTCGCTAAGCCGAGGTGCGACGGAAGCCGTGAAGATCACTCAGACACTCAGTCCTCCGAGTAACACTCCCGAGGCTGTTCCGAGTTCAATTCTCGCAACGGGCAAAGTGTTGACCCGGTCGAACGACAGTATTGAGGTATCAATCGGTAGCGATGACGGCGTCCGTGTCGGCGATAGACTAAATGCAAGCAACGCACTTGGTGCCGAAATCCAAGTACTCGGCGTGCATGCAGATAGGTCCGTTGCTCGTGTTATCCGAGAAGAAAAATCGACTCCGATCAAAGTTGGCGCTACGGTCCATCTGACCGGAAGGCCCGCCAGACATGCATGGTGGGGGCGTCTGGAATGGAAAAAACAACATACGCACACTTCCGTGCATGTTGCGATTACGGGGCCGCCAAATACAAAGTTCGACTACAACCACGATGGCGTCCCAGACCGTCCTGATTCCGTAAGAATCTCGGAAAGTTACCCGGACGGTCTCAGCGTGTGGCTGAACCATCCAAAGTACGGTCGGATGATCGCCCATTTGGAGCCTAAGACGGATGTTACACAAACAGAGTGGCTGCAACACCACTCCATTATCGTGCGGCTCACAAGTGAAGATCTCGAACACTGCCACTCAGGCAACGCGGTGACCAAGGTGATTTATCTACCGGAGAATTCCCTGGAAGCGATGTTTGGACCAAACGTCGTGGTTTCAACGAGACTCGATCCAGGCGTTAACCCGCTCGAATTAGCTAAGGATCACGGGATACCACTTTTGGTCGTAACGCTTTCGCTGCCGGAGACCAATACGAATGCGGTGTCCGAAACGCCTGGCTCCGCCAATCCCGTTGTTCCGCAGAAAGTCTCGTCCTCGTCCACTGGCCCATATTTCGCCGGATCCGAACCCAAGCTGCCTCCCTACCTTGACCGCATCCCGGATCAGCCGGATGGTTCCCGTTCGATCTCAGATATCGTTGACGAGTTCAATCGCTCGATGCAGTCTTTCGAGAGCGACTATCCTCAGCTGCCACTCACGGTCGAAGAAGTGCTTTGCTGCTGTCTGTGGAAGCTGCAAACCAAAAACGATCTGACAATCGAGACTCGCAAATTGTTGACCGATGTTGGGATTGGACGCCAGTTGCCGGAGCAGTGGGCGGTCGAAGGAGGCGGTTTTTTTCAGGCGACAGAAGATGGTGGACTAGTAAGTGTTTATCGCGTGCAGCTCGTCAGCCGGAAATCCGACAGCAAGGTCGTCATCCGTGAGCGTTTTCTCGAACCACCGGCGGCGTTCAAGACACCGATGGTGGCGAATTCTGATGAAACGTCGATGCCGCTGGCTGCTGCGATTGCCGAATTCAACGCGATGCATCATTCGATCAACGGAAAACGTCAGCCGCCATTGACGAAGAACGAAGTCCTGGCGGCGATTGTGCATTGGAAGTCGCAGCGCAACGAGGCAGCGGTTGACAATGGAACGTTCGCAAGGTTGCAACGCATCGCACAGACGCACCAAATGTCCGTGGACGCCAGGTTTGAGGTAATTAGCAGTTTTGGAAGTCGTGGCGGCGACACGTTCCGAATTTGGTCCGTACGTTTGGCGATGGCTCAATTGGCTAATCCTGAGGCGGGGTACGCGTTTCCAATCCGAGAACAGTTTGTGTCGGTCAGTTCGGTACATGATTCGATGATCCATTGGGGAAAACCCAACGACGACGGATTGCAGGCGGGAATCCGCTTGATTCCCGGACAACGTGTTTACCAAATAGGGCAGTCAATCAAAACGGAGTTCCTGTACCGCAGTATTTCCGGAAAGCAGATCGACGCGACGCTGTCCAACGTGTTCTCGCATCAGAAGCTCATTGCCAAAGATGCGGAAGGGAACGAATTGGAAGTTGTCGACCCGCGGCACATGACGGTGGGTGGTGCAGTGCAAACAACAATCGGAGAAACGCCGACACGCAAGCAGGGCCAACCACTGCGTCTGAGTGAGATCGCACCGGCTCAGGAACTCAATTTTCGCGACGTCCTGGGAACGGAAACGCACCTCATCGTCAAACCAAAACAGAAGGTGTTCCTGCAATACGAGGTCAGCGATCTGGATCGCAGCTCAATACGCACGGGCAAGTTTGAGATTGAGATTGCGGGTGCGCACGACGAACCGTTGGAAAAAGGGGTGTCCCAAGAGCTAGATCGCAAAGGCGCCAGATTCGTGCAAGTTGAGATTTCGGGGCCGACGAATACTAAGTTCGTCTACGAAAGCAATGGCACCCTGGATAATACTTGTCGACTAATTATAGACTCAGAAAGCCACCCGGATGGTGTGAGTGTATCGCTGAAACATCCAGAGTACGGTCGAATCGTCGCGCATTTTGAGCCCCAGGCAAACGCAGCAGCCGCCGGGTGGGTGCAACACAATACGATTCCAGTGCTGCTGACAGATGCGGATCTGAAGCACTGTCAGTCAGGCAATGTAGTCACCAAGGTTATCAATTTCCCGCACGATTCGCGAAGCCCCGTTTCTGCAATGCAGATCCTACTGCACACCCAACATGACCCACTCGACAAAGCCAAACGTCACGGGACACCAATGATGGTTGTGACGTTGTCTAAGTTGATGTCGGATGAAGAAGCAGCGTCAAATGAATCCTCAGCACTCCCCATACTGGCACCTTACCTTGACGGCATCCCAATTGACACGGATGCTTTCCGTGCTACCTCAAACATTAATGACGAAGAGCTTTTATCGCACCACTTCGAATCGCCTGAAGCGCTAATGGCCTACTACGCTGACTGTCAGTTTCGCGATGACGTCACAGGGTGCTTGGACTGTTATTCGGATAGCGTGATTGAGCAGTTCGCGGCAAGCTATCTGCTCACAGCAACGGGGTTGCAGCAGATGTATCGGAGGCTTGACCCAAATCCGAAGGGAGCCTACCAGCGAAAACAAATCGCCCAGCAGCGCGAGCGAGCAGAACGGCTTGACGCACTGTTGAAACGTTCGATGATTGAGGCCCCATCTACCATCGCGAAGGCAGCACTGTACCAGGCCGCCGGTAGCATTCGCGAAGAGGTGACAGGCGGAGAGTCACGCGAACCCACTCAAAACGAACTGATGCTCGCGGCCACCGCACCTTCCCTGCTGAAAAACCCACGTCAGTTTGTGCTCGAGTTTTCGCACCTTAGTGACGATGTTGACGACGGACAACTGACCGAAAAGGTACGGAATGATTACAAGATCAAATCAGATACCAACGGCACCTGGTCGATCAAGTCCAGTGACAACAGCCGCATGGAACTCAGAAAGTTCAAAGGACGATGGTGGATCGATGACCTTTGGCCGGAGGTAGCGGAGAAAAGCGATGCACCGTCCACCGGGGCGGACAAATGA